A single region of the Triticum dicoccoides isolate Atlit2015 ecotype Zavitan chromosome 2B, WEW_v2.0, whole genome shotgun sequence genome encodes:
- the LOC119366397 gene encoding trimethyltridecatetraene synthase-like, producing MEVPWAPSLAVLLATALFLVAAVLLRHRQQARKYNIPPGPRPWPVIGNLNLIGPLPHHSIHALSARYGPLMSLRFGSFPIVVGSSLEAAEFILRTHDLAFLDRPRMACGKYTVYNYSGMLWSHYGPYWRQLRKLWLTELLSARQLRLTEHIRGEEVRAMLRDLHPSTSTGRTVVLKDHLLMVTLNVISRMVLGRKYVGEGASSASAAKPEEFRWMIEEIFFLNGAPHIGDMIPWLSWLDPQGYVGRMKRLSKMFDRFIEHVLREHNERRLQEGKAFAPMDMVDLLLQLADDPTLDVPITGDGIKASVLEVIAGATDTSAVTVEWAMSELLRKPRVLAKVTEELDRVVGRDRLVAEGDISSLPYLEAVVKETMRLHPVVPLLIPRVSREHTSVAGYEIPVGTRVLVNVWAIGRDPTVWGETAGEFQPERFLGSKVDVKGHDLELLPFGAGRRMCPAHGLGLKMVQLVLANLLHGYAWRLPDGVAAEELSMEEKFGISVSRMHHLHAIPEPKLLDHLYFGP from the exons ATGGAGGTACCATGGGCGCCCTCCCTCGCGGTCCTGCTGGCCACCGCCCTCTTCCTCGTGGCCGCCGTTCTCCTTCGCCACCGGCAGCAAGCGCGCAAGTACAACATCCCGCCCGGGCCTCGGCCATGGCCGGTGATCGGCAATCTTAACCTCATAGGCCCCCTGCCACACCACTCCATCCACGCGCTCTCGGCGCGGTATGGCCCGCTCATGTCCCTCCGGTTTGGTTCCTTCCCCATCGTCGTCGGCTCCTCCCTTGAGGCGGCCGAGTTCATCCTGAGGACACACGACCTGGCGTTCCTCGACCGGCCCCGGATGGCCTGCGGCAAGTACACCGTGTACAACTACTCCGGCATGCTGTGGTCGCACTACGGTCCATACTGGCGCCAGCTACGCAAGCTATGGCTGACGGAGCTTCTTAGCGCGAGGCAGCTCAGGCTGACGGAGCACATCCGTGGCGAGGAGGTGCGCGCCATGCTGCGCGACCTGCACCCGAGCACCTCCACCGGGCGCACGGTGGTGCTCAAGGACCACCTCCTCATGGTGACCCTCAACGTCATCTCGCGCATGGTGCTTGGCAGGAAGTACGTCGGCGAAGGGGCTAGCTCGGCCTCGGCGGCGAAGCCGGAGGAGTTCAGGTGGATGATCGAGGAGATCTTCTTCCTCAACGGCGCGCCTCATATCGGGGACATGATCCCGTGGCTTAGCTGGCTAGACCCGCAAGGGTACGTGGGCAGGATGAAGAGGCTGAGCAAGATGTTCGACCGATTCATCGAGCACGTGCTGCGCGAGCACAACGAGCGGCGGCTGCAAGAGGGCAAGGCGTTCGCCCCCATGGACATGGTCGACCTGCTGCTACAGCTCGCCGATGACCCCACCCTTGATGTCCCCATTACTGGCGACGGTATCAAGGCATCCGTTCTG gaggtcatcgccggcgccacGGACACCTCGGCCGTGACCGTGGAGTGGGCCATGTCCGAGCTCCTGAGGAAGCCCCGCGTCCTCGCGAAGGTCACCGAGGAGCTGGACCGTGTGGTCGGCCGCGACCGCCTAGTCGCCGAGGGTGACATCTCCAGCCTCCCGTACCTAGAAGCCGTCGTGAAGGAGACCATGCGGCTCCACCCTGTGGTACCCCTTCTGATACCGCGGGTGTCTCGTGAGCACACGTCCGTAGCAGGCTATGAGATCCCGGTGGGCACACGCGTGCTCGTCAACGTCTGGGCTATCGGCCGGGACCCGACTGTGTGGGGGGAGACGGCCGGGGAATTTCAGCCGGAGCGGTTCCTTGGGAGCAAGGTGGATGTCAAGGGCCACGACCTGGAACTGCTACCTTTTGGTGCTGGTCGCAGGATGTGCCCAGCCCACGGCCTCGGGCTCAAGATGGTTCAGCTGGTGCTGGCAAACTTACTGCACGGCTATGCGTGGAGACTCCCCGATGGCGTGGCGGCTGAGGAGCTGAGCATGGAGGAGAAGTTTGGCATATCCGTGTCTCGCATGCACCACCTCCACGCTATCCCTGAGCCCAAGCTTCTGGATCACCTCTATTTCGGGCCATGA